In one window of Henckelia pumila isolate YLH828 chromosome 1, ASM3356847v2, whole genome shotgun sequence DNA:
- the LOC140888856 gene encoding uncharacterized protein, with product MAQFRQSGGISGARNGVASDHVSIGVRGGGGGLGSRHSHHHQHRRSKASQGYKISTGFGGLTLLLILSISAFFYFSLQSKGGEANRNQIQDDEMENDTDFLMNITQIPKMEELKFGDGSVAHGRDSRYWDKDDRRRDEDYSEEELEQTQDDSVDNIHPDVKDNNKKSLSDKPSKVLDHRGNSLYNEAGRNELKMYEAEYEASLKSIEESMDVDDSSSQQSDNSNDGKHRELDADDEYDDGIDIQDDQMEEYDNTAHNSKDHSAASKPHSINTGESFHGHHARNKKQEVIENVDSRSADLFSEESLLHSQHPKVNANPENITFLEDQPVRKLVPERHSGSKKKPKRRKFSGSCEMKLLDSSSLLVEPVQSRKFARFSLQYTEIEEKLIENEKWEPRFAGHQSLTQREESFIAHDQKINCGFVKGPKDSPSTGFDMAEDDAKYISSCHIAVMSCIFGNSDRLRSPMGRTVSRTSRKNVCFVMFMDELTLQALSSEGQTPDTMGFIGLWRIVVVKNLPYTDMRRVGKIPKFLPHRLFPSARYSIWLDSKLRLQLDPLVILEYFLWRKDYEYAISNHYDRHCLWEEVAQNKKLNKYNHTVIDEQFAFYQADGMKRFNASNPDKLLPSNVPEGSFIVRAHTPMSNLFSCLWFNEVDRFTPRDQLSFAYTYHKLRRKNPDKPFYLNMFKDCERRKIAKLYHHRSEEKRNISQIETG from the exons GAAACGGCGTCGCGTCGGATCACGTGTCGATCGGCGTTCGAGGCGGAGGTGGTGGCCTTGGCTCCCGACACTCTCATCACCATCAGCATCGGCGATCCAAGGCCTCGCAGGGTTATAAGATCTCGACTGGATTTGGTGGTCTGACGCTTTTACTTATTCTATCGATCTCCGCTTTCTTCTATTTCTCATTGCAGAGTAAAG GAGGGGAAGCAAACAGAAACCAAATCCAGGATGATGAAATGGAAAACGATACGGATTTTCTCATGAATATTACACAAATTCCAAAAATGGAGGAGCTCAAATTTGGCGACGGATCAGTAGCACATGGCCGGGATTCACGATATTGGGACAAGGATGATAGGAGAAGGGATGAAGATTATAGTGAGGAGGAATTGGAGCAAACACAAGATGATTCTGTGGATAATATTCACCCTGACGTGAAAGACAACAATAAAAAGTCACTTTCAGACAAACCTTCGAAAGTTTTAGATCATCGGGGTAATAGTTTGTACAATGAGGCTGGGCGCAATGAATTAAAAATGTATGAGGCTGAATATGAAGCCTCACTAAAGAGCATTGAAGAGTCAATGGATGTGGATGACAGTAGCAGCCAGCAATCTGATAATTCTAATGATGGAAAACATAGAGAGTTAGATGCTGATGATGAATACGATGATGGTATTGACATACAGGATGATCAAATGGAAGAATATGATAATACTGCACATAATAGCAAGGACCACTCTGCTGCCAGTAAACCCCATAGCATTAACACTGGAGAGTCTTTTCATGGTCATCATGCTAGAAATAAAAAGCAAGAAGTCATTGAAAATGTTGATTCACGTTCTGCTGATTTGTTTTCTGAAGAATCCCTCTTACACTCTCAGCATCCAAAAGTCAATGCCAATCCTGAAAATATCACTTTTCTGGAAGATCAACCAGTCAGAAAATTAGTGCCTGAAAGACACTCAggtagcaagaagaagccaaaACGTAGAAAATTTTCAG GTTCTTGTGAGATGAAACTTTTGGATTCTTCGTCTCTACTTGTTGAGCCTGTTCAAAGTCGAAAATTTGCCAGATTTTCCTTGCAATATACAGAAATAGAGgaaaaattaattgaaaacGAAAAATGGGAACCTAGATTTGCCGGACATCAGAGTCTCACACAGAGGGAAGAATCGTTTATTGCTCATGATCAGAAAATCAACTGTGGTTTTGTGAAAGGACCTAAAGACTCACCAAGTACAGGATTTGACATGGCAGAAGATGATGCAAAATACATTAGTAGCTGCCACATCGCTGTAATGTCTTGTATCTTTGGGAATTCCGATCGCTTGAGATCACCAATGGGCAGGACG GTCTCTCGCACATCAAGGAAAAATGTGTGCTTTGTCATGTTTATGGATGAACTCACTCTACAAGCTCTTTCCTCAGAAGGCCAAACCCCAGATACGATGGGCTTTATTGGGTTATGGAGGATTGTGGTGGTAAAAAATCTTCCTTACACTGATATGCGGAGAGTTGGCAAGATACCAAAATTTTTGCCACACCGACTTTTTCCTTCAGCCAG GTACTCAATTTGGTTAGATAGCAAACTTCGTCTTCAACTTGATCCTTTGGTCATCTTAGAATACTTCCTTTGGAGAAAAGATTATGAGTATGCTATTTCCAATCACTATGACCGTCATTGTTTGTGGGAAGAGGTTGCTCAGAATAAAAAGCTTAACAAGTACAACCACACTGTGATAGACGAACAGTTTGCTTTCTATCAAGCAGATGGGATGAAAAGGTTCAATGCGTCAAACCCAGACAAGCTTCTTCCTAGCA ATGTACCCGAGGGGTCTTTCATTGTTAGAGCACATACACCAATGTCCAACTTATTTTCTTGCCTTTGGTTTAATGAGGTTGATCGGTTTACTCCTCGTGATCAGCTAAGTTTTGCCTATACATATCACAAGTTGAGAAGGAAGAATCCTGATAAACCATTTTATCTCAATATGTTCAAG GACTGTGAGAGAAGAAAGATTGCTAAGTTGTACCATCACAGGTCAGAAGAGAAGAGAAATATCTCCCAAATTGAGACAGGGTAG